One segment of Bacteroidota bacterium DNA contains the following:
- the atpB gene encoding F0F1 ATP synthase subunit A — translation MLIASEEAVQHQEAQPTLAGEHDIEKGFSAGEMILNHIKDAHDWHIMDIGDHSISIPLPVIIYSPQNGLDVFMSSKFEHGHAAYKGYRLKPGKIILDEQAYTTEEAANISFYDFSITKNVSAMFLSIIILCLVFISVAKAYKKGPKKAPKGLQSFVEPLIMFIRDEVAKPSIGAGYQKFMPFLLSIFFFILVNNLMGLIPIFPFGANVTGNIAVTLVLAAFTFIVTLFSANKHYWIHIVKTPGVPLWLLPIMIPIEILGVLSKPVVLMLRLFANITAGHIIILAFFSLIFIFGSISPASGYGVSVMSVIFIVFMNFLELLVAFLQAYVFTLLSALYFGMAVFEEHHHTH, via the coding sequence ATGTTAATTGCTTCAGAAGAAGCAGTTCAACACCAAGAGGCACAACCTACTCTTGCTGGAGAACATGATATTGAGAAAGGCTTTAGTGCCGGGGAAATGATTTTGAATCACATTAAGGATGCGCATGATTGGCATATTATGGATATTGGTGATCATTCCATTTCTATTCCTCTTCCTGTAATAATTTATTCTCCCCAAAATGGTTTGGATGTTTTTATGTCAAGCAAATTTGAGCATGGGCATGCAGCATATAAGGGTTATCGCTTAAAACCAGGAAAAATAATTTTAGATGAACAGGCCTACACTACCGAAGAGGCTGCAAACATTTCTTTTTATGATTTTTCAATAACTAAAAACGTTTCGGCAATGTTTTTAAGCATAATTATATTGTGCCTTGTTTTTATTTCCGTTGCAAAAGCATATAAAAAAGGTCCGAAAAAGGCACCCAAAGGACTGCAGTCATTTGTTGAGCCATTAATAATGTTTATTCGTGATGAGGTTGCAAAGCCATCAATAGGTGCAGGATATCAAAAATTTATGCCTTTTTTATTGTCCATCTTCTTTTTTATTTTGGTAAACAATTTAATGGGACTTATTCCAATTTTCCCATTTGGAGCCAACGTAACAGGAAATATAGCTGTTACCCTTGTTTTGGCTGCATTTACATTTATTGTAACACTTTTTAGTGCCAATAAACATTATTGGATACATATTGTTAAAACACCTGGAGTTCCACTTTGGCTTTTACCAATTATGATACCTATTGAAATTCTTGGTGTATTGTCAAAACCAGTTGTGTTGATGCTTCGATTGTTTGCAAACATAACTGCCGGTCATATTATTATTCTTGCTTTTTTTAGCTTGATTTTCATTTTTGGAAGTATAAGCCCTGCTTCAGGTTATGGAGTTTCAGTAATGTCAGTAATTTTTATCGTTTTTATGAATTTCCTGGAGTTGCTGGTAGCATTTCTTCAGGCTTACGTGTTTACCCTGCTTTCTGCGCTGTATTTTGGTATGGCTGTTTTTGAGGAGCATCACCACACGCATTAA
- a CDS encoding AtpZ/AtpI family protein, which translates to MIAIILAGVYAGIWLDDKIQLNYPLFKLVLTLLSVGLAMYVIIKQVNNK; encoded by the coding sequence ATGATTGCCATAATTCTTGCCGGTGTTTATGCAGGAATTTGGCTTGATGACAAAATTCAACTCAATTACCCTTTATTTAAACTTGTACTGACTCTTCTTTCTGTTGGCCTTGCCATGTATGTAATTATAAAACAAGTAAACAATAAATAA
- a CDS encoding polymer-forming cytoskeletal protein, which translates to MARNEVSTTSINQIGSGTVIKGDIISNEAIRIDGTLEGSLISKGKLVIGATGIIEGEVSCQNADIWGNVQGQITVSELLSLKASSKINGDIITNKLSIEPGATFTGSCSMGGVIKDIKHGEKKEELKISGKSA; encoded by the coding sequence ATGGCAAGAAATGAGGTAAGTACCACATCTATTAACCAGATAGGCTCGGGAACAGTAATTAAGGGGGATATTATTTCAAATGAAGCTATTAGGATTGATGGAACTCTTGAAGGTTCTTTAATTTCAAAAGGAAAATTGGTTATTGGAGCTACGGGAATTATTGAGGGTGAAGTATCCTGCCAAAATGCAGACATTTGGGGAAATGTACAAGGACAAATTACTGTTTCTGAACTTTTGTCCCTTAAAGCATCCTCAAAAATTAATGGAGATATTATTACAAATAAACTTTCCATTGAACCCGGAGCAACTTTTACTGGCTCCTGTAGTATGGGCGGAGTTATTAAGGATATAAAACATGGAGAGAAAAAGGAAGAGCTCAAAATCTCCGGAAAAAGCGCCTAA
- a CDS encoding tetratricopeptide repeat protein yields the protein MRNTINYLPLFVFICGIGLLFSGCSTKKNTFVNRSFHNLTARYNGYFYAKESIKEGVVKLEKGHFDDYARVLPVYQLGDEKAAKSVYPEMDRAFKKSSNVIQRHSIFIKDIEYVKWIDDNYMTIGISHYYKKDYFAAIEVFDYVLKQYKKNEIKYDAMVWLIRSYNEGAIVSKAQTLIDMVDNDSKFPKRIRAELDMAIADFYLKREDYPLTAKYVEKALINVKKKKTKIRLTYILAQLYQKTEDNRKASTYFAEVVKLNPPYEMAFQAKISQAKAFDGSEKRKNEIKGQLVKMLKDSKNKEYFDQIYYALAEMSMSDKDEKEAIKYLNLSVSSSIENVKQKALSYLKLGEIYFAKPEYKAAQTYYDSCAGILPSNHPDYEAIMSKRESLTGLIVNLTTISTEDSLQKIARMSEAERNEYLDIVIENIIKEEIRKKREDQERLEQLSNQPLSQQGQQVSGVSTGSVWYFYNNTATSFGFAEFRKKWGDRTLEDNWRRSIKESGIFDIDGNEEKELSDTIDPLEALRDKEKYLKDLPLTEEKMILSTQKIVDAYYNAGIIYKEQFADNKNTVKILEEFIGRFPESFYKLQCFYQLYRCNLALENHKRADYYKDILLNQYADSEYSRIIRNPDQYKTTTASKNEIEAFYIETYQKYNEAEYVLVLANCYRADTLYAKSEHSAKFNFLKALVIGKTQGIVPFERELREIVVNYPNDPVNLKAKEMLEYIENTKPEPAMEIASKYKFEKEASHNYMLFIPTQTNINDLKIAVSDFNSTYFSTSQLSITNLFFNDSIQILVVKGDGLADKTKAMTYYTAIKEDEMVIQKAGGKMVEFAISTANYPIFFKDKNVDEYKAFFDLKYLEKKQKNN from the coding sequence GTGCGAAATACAATTAATTACCTGCCGCTATTTGTGTTTATTTGTGGAATTGGCTTGCTTTTTTCTGGGTGCTCTACCAAAAAAAACACTTTTGTAAACCGAAGTTTCCATAACTTAACAGCAAGATACAACGGTTATTTTTATGCTAAAGAAAGCATTAAAGAAGGCGTTGTTAAATTAGAAAAGGGTCATTTCGATGATTATGCAAGGGTATTGCCTGTGTACCAATTAGGTGATGAAAAAGCTGCAAAGTCCGTTTATCCTGAAATGGATAGGGCTTTTAAAAAATCTTCTAACGTTATTCAGCGCCACTCCATATTTATAAAAGACATTGAATATGTTAAATGGATTGACGATAATTATATGACAATTGGGATTTCCCATTATTATAAAAAGGATTATTTTGCCGCCATTGAAGTTTTTGATTACGTGCTTAAGCAATACAAGAAAAATGAAATCAAATATGATGCAATGGTATGGCTTATCAGATCATACAATGAGGGTGCAATTGTAAGCAAAGCCCAAACCCTAATTGACATGGTTGACAACGATAGTAAATTCCCTAAACGAATTCGGGCAGAACTGGATATGGCCATCGCTGATTTTTATTTAAAAAGAGAGGATTATCCATTGACAGCCAAATATGTTGAAAAGGCCCTTATAAATGTCAAAAAGAAAAAAACTAAAATTAGGCTCACCTATATTCTTGCACAACTATACCAGAAAACCGAAGACAATAGAAAAGCATCAACTTATTTTGCCGAAGTTGTGAAGCTGAATCCTCCCTATGAAATGGCATTCCAGGCCAAGATAAGCCAGGCAAAGGCTTTTGATGGAAGTGAAAAACGAAAAAACGAAATTAAAGGACAACTGGTTAAGATGTTAAAAGATTCAAAGAATAAGGAATATTTTGACCAGATTTATTATGCATTGGCTGAAATGTCAATGTCAGATAAAGATGAAAAAGAAGCCATAAAATATTTGAACTTATCTGTATCCAGTTCAATAGAAAATGTTAAACAAAAAGCACTTTCATATTTAAAATTAGGGGAAATTTATTTTGCTAAACCAGAATATAAAGCTGCTCAGACTTATTATGATAGTTGTGCAGGAATCCTTCCTTCAAATCATCCTGATTATGAGGCAATAATGAGCAAACGCGAAAGCCTTACAGGTTTGATTGTTAATCTGACAACCATAAGCACAGAGGATAGTCTTCAAAAAATTGCAAGAATGAGCGAGGCCGAAAGGAATGAATATCTGGATATAGTAATTGAAAATATTATTAAAGAAGAGATTAGAAAGAAAAGAGAAGATCAGGAAAGATTGGAGCAACTTTCTAATCAGCCTTTAAGTCAGCAAGGACAGCAGGTATCGGGAGTTAGCACTGGAAGTGTTTGGTATTTTTACAATAACACAGCTACAAGCTTTGGATTTGCTGAATTCAGAAAGAAATGGGGCGACAGAACACTAGAGGACAATTGGAGAAGAAGTATAAAAGAATCAGGAATATTTGATATTGATGGTAATGAGGAAAAAGAATTGTCCGATACTATCGATCCTTTGGAGGCTTTGAGGGACAAAGAGAAATATTTGAAAGACCTGCCGCTTACGGAAGAAAAGATGATTCTTTCCACACAAAAAATAGTGGATGCCTATTACAATGCCGGAATTATTTATAAAGAGCAATTCGCAGATAACAAAAATACTGTAAAAATTCTTGAAGAATTTATTGGTCGTTTTCCCGAAAGCTTTTACAAGTTACAATGTTTCTACCAGTTATACCGATGCAACCTGGCCCTGGAAAACCACAAACGAGCTGATTATTACAAGGACATACTTCTAAATCAGTATGCTGACAGCGAGTACAGCAGAATTATAAGGAACCCTGATCAATATAAAACAACTACTGCAAGCAAAAATGAAATCGAAGCTTTCTATATTGAAACCTATCAAAAATACAATGAAGCTGAATATGTACTAGTGCTTGCCAATTGTTATAGGGCAGATACTTTATATGCAAAAAGTGAACATTCAGCAAAATTCAATTTTCTTAAAGCTCTTGTTATTGGCAAGACCCAGGGAATTGTTCCTTTCGAGCGTGAACTAAGGGAAATTGTAGTCAATTATCCAAATGATCCGGTAAATTTAAAAGCCAAGGAGATGCTCGAATATATTGAAAACACTAAACCTGAGCCTGCAATGGAAATTGCCTCTAAATACAAATTTGAAAAAGAGGCATCGCACAATTATATGCTTTTTATACCCACTCAAACAAACATCAATGACTTGAAAATTGCAGTTTCTGATTTTAACAGCACCTATTTTAGCACATCTCAACTCTCCATTACAAATTTGTTTTTTAATGACTCTATTCAAATATTGGTTGTAAAGGGAGATGGACTCGCTGACAAAACAAAAGCCATGACTTATTATACTGCAATAAAAGAGGATGAGATGGTGATTCAAAAAGCGGGTGGAAAAATGGTGGAATTTGCCATTTCAACAGCCAATTATCCCATATTTTTCAAGGACAAAAATGTGGATGAATACAAAGCGTTTTTCGACTTAAAATACCTTGAGAAAAAACAAAAAAACAATTAA
- a CDS encoding aconitate hydratase: MEKLNVTQKLIQSHLIGGEMIQGQEIALKIDQALLQDATGTLVMLELEAMGLRAAKTEIAVQYVDHNILQTDFKNADDHIFLKSAAEKFGIWFSRPGNGVSHPVHMERFGKPGKTLLGADSHTCAGGALGMLAMGTGGIDVAAAIAGEPYYVRMPKIMGIELKGKLPEWVSAKDIILEILRIRNVKGGVGYIFEYFGDGLDCLNAMDRHVICNMGAELGATTSVFPSDDEIKRFLYAQYRDFDWTELKADEGAEYDEYMQIDLSELEPMIACPSSPGNVVKVSEIAGKEIHQSIIGSSANPGIRDFWIASQMVKGKNVDSKVSFDINPTSRQIVENLSHSNALFDLVHAGARFHQSGCLGCIGMGQAPATNKISLRTMPRNFPGRSGTFDDQVYLCSPETAAASAIKGEITDPRDFAREYNLTYPVYEEPEREIIDTALLLSPTENEMEIDLIKGPNIKSIPTLAPLPRTIKAPVLLKLNDNVSTDEILKAGAIVLPFRSNIPEISKWAFHAFDAEFLKKSEVAQSHFGGHFVVAGDNYAQGSSREHAALAPRYLGQFGVIAKSYARIGWQNLINFGIVPFEFEQSEDYEKINQNDVIYIKDLYAAIEQKTSIPVKNTTQNYEFRIKHNMSERQMKIMMAGGAINLYKKKLEKEVF; encoded by the coding sequence ATGGAAAAATTAAACGTAACTCAAAAACTAATACAATCGCATTTGATAGGCGGAGAAATGATCCAAGGACAAGAAATTGCATTAAAAATAGATCAGGCATTGTTACAAGATGCAACCGGAACACTAGTAATGCTGGAATTGGAGGCTATGGGGCTAAGGGCAGCAAAAACGGAAATAGCGGTTCAATATGTTGATCACAATATTTTACAAACTGATTTTAAGAATGCTGACGATCATATTTTTCTTAAATCAGCAGCTGAGAAATTCGGAATATGGTTTAGCAGGCCAGGGAATGGAGTAAGTCACCCTGTTCATATGGAAAGATTTGGCAAACCGGGAAAAACGCTTTTAGGTGCAGATTCTCATACATGTGCAGGAGGAGCACTGGGAATGCTGGCAATGGGAACTGGTGGAATTGATGTGGCTGCTGCCATTGCCGGCGAACCATATTATGTAAGAATGCCTAAAATAATGGGAATTGAACTTAAAGGAAAATTACCCGAATGGGTTAGTGCTAAGGATATTATTCTTGAAATTTTAAGAATTAGGAATGTTAAAGGTGGAGTTGGGTACATTTTTGAATATTTTGGAGATGGGCTGGATTGCCTAAATGCAATGGATCGTCATGTAATATGCAATATGGGTGCTGAATTAGGTGCTACCACATCGGTTTTTCCATCAGATGATGAAATTAAACGGTTTTTATACGCTCAATACAGGGATTTTGATTGGACTGAGCTGAAAGCTGATGAAGGAGCGGAGTATGATGAGTATATGCAAATTGATCTTTCAGAATTGGAGCCGATGATCGCTTGTCCGAGTAGTCCTGGAAATGTAGTGAAGGTGTCAGAGATTGCTGGTAAAGAAATTCATCAATCCATTATCGGCTCCTCAGCAAATCCTGGGATACGAGATTTTTGGATCGCCAGCCAGATGGTAAAAGGAAAAAACGTGGATTCAAAAGTTTCCTTTGATATTAATCCAACATCAAGGCAAATTGTTGAAAACCTTAGCCATTCCAATGCTTTATTTGATCTTGTTCATGCCGGTGCAAGGTTTCACCAGTCGGGCTGTCTTGGGTGCATTGGAATGGGCCAGGCCCCTGCAACAAATAAAATATCACTGAGAACAATGCCACGAAATTTTCCAGGCCGATCTGGAACTTTTGATGATCAGGTATATTTATGCAGTCCTGAAACTGCCGCAGCATCCGCTATAAAAGGAGAAATTACTGATCCCAGAGATTTTGCCAGGGAATACAATCTTACTTATCCTGTTTATGAGGAGCCTGAAAGAGAAATTATTGATACAGCTCTACTTTTGTCACCAACAGAGAATGAAATGGAAATCGATCTTATTAAAGGGCCAAATATTAAATCCATACCTACGCTTGCACCACTGCCACGAACCATAAAAGCTCCTGTTTTATTAAAACTAAATGACAATGTATCAACAGATGAAATTTTGAAAGCAGGTGCCATTGTCCTGCCATTCAGGAGCAATATTCCGGAAATAAGTAAGTGGGCATTTCATGCTTTTGATGCGGAGTTTCTTAAAAAATCAGAAGTGGCACAAAGTCATTTTGGAGGTCATTTTGTTGTTGCAGGTGATAATTATGCACAAGGCTCCAGCCGGGAACATGCGGCCCTTGCCCCTAGATATTTAGGGCAATTTGGTGTAATTGCAAAAAGTTATGCACGCATAGGCTGGCAAAATCTGATAAATTTTGGCATTGTTCCCTTTGAATTTGAACAAAGCGAGGACTATGAAAAGATAAACCAGAACGATGTTATTTATATAAAAGACCTTTATGCGGCAATTGAACAAAAAACTTCAATTCCTGTAAAAAACACAACCCAAAATTATGAATTCAGGATCAAACATAATATGAGTGAAAGACAAATGAAAATTATGATGGCCGGGGGTGCTATTAATCTTTATAAAAAGAAATTGGAAAAGGAAGTATTTTAA
- a CDS encoding YiiD C-terminal domain-containing protein — protein sequence MKRLNWLIAKAQKSSFYLWLLNKAAARFVPFNKPHSFKIKKITNQAVEIELPYKKSNLNHIKGIHACALATLCEYATGMVLLSSNEVQGYRIILKNIHMTYHYQAKTNVYAKFELSNSWVEENVIAPLFNKDAVFVELNVEVYDILKNHICTGLINWQIKPWNKVKTV from the coding sequence ATGAAGCGATTAAACTGGCTTATTGCAAAAGCACAAAAATCATCTTTTTATTTATGGCTGCTAAATAAAGCAGCAGCCCGATTCGTGCCTTTTAACAAACCCCATTCCTTTAAAATCAAAAAAATAACTAATCAGGCCGTGGAAATCGAGCTTCCTTATAAAAAATCAAACCTCAACCACATTAAAGGAATTCATGCCTGCGCTTTGGCAACACTCTGTGAATATGCTACAGGGATGGTTTTATTGTCATCAAATGAGGTTCAAGGATATAGGATTATTTTAAAAAACATTCACATGACCTATCATTACCAGGCAAAAACAAATGTGTATGCAAAATTTGAATTGAGCAACTCATGGGTTGAAGAAAATGTGATTGCCCCCTTGTTTAATAAAGATGCAGTTTTTGTGGAACTCAATGTTGAAGTGTATGATATTCTGAAAAATCATATTTGCACAGGATTAATCAATTGGCAAATTAAGCCCTGGAATAAGGTGAAAACGGTGTAA
- a CDS encoding MgtC/SapB family protein, with product MVGFERQWQQRNAGLRTNALVSLGAALYVLISVNIYDDDASPSRIASQIVTGIGFLGAGVIIKEGINIRGLNTAATLWCSAAIGSLTGMGFWREAGVGAIVVILAHLSLRPLGYLIGKRSLSPGLSYIIYTIKITCPKKNESNIRAILMRNIDNTALKLYSLNSSDTDTDNLMEIKASILSIGRNDNLIEEVTSMLGLQESIKKISWEIEREDKDQDNLDL from the coding sequence ATGGTTGGTTTTGAGCGGCAATGGCAACAGCGAAATGCAGGTTTACGCACTAACGCGCTGGTTTCTCTAGGAGCTGCCTTATATGTTCTTATTTCGGTTAATATTTATGATGATGATGCCAGCCCTTCAAGAATAGCCTCTCAAATTGTTACAGGAATCGGTTTTCTAGGTGCAGGAGTAATTATTAAGGAGGGTATTAACATTAGGGGCTTAAATACAGCAGCAACCCTTTGGTGCTCTGCAGCAATTGGTTCTTTAACAGGCATGGGGTTTTGGCGAGAAGCAGGGGTTGGAGCAATTGTAGTAATTTTAGCCCATCTCTCCCTTCGCCCATTAGGTTATCTTATTGGAAAGAGATCTTTGTCTCCAGGTTTGTCCTATATAATTTATACAATTAAAATCACCTGCCCTAAAAAAAACGAAAGCAATATCAGGGCAATTCTTATGAGAAATATTGACAATACAGCTTTAAAATTGTATTCCTTGAATAGTTCTGATACCGACACGGATAATCTAATGGAAATCAAAGCCTCTATTCTTTCAATTGGCAGAAATGATAACCTTATAGAAGAAGTAACAAGCATGCTTGGGCTTCAGGAGAGTATTAAAAAAATTAGCTGGGAAATTGAACGGGAAGATAAAGATCAGGATAACTTAGACTTGTAA
- a CDS encoding PAS domain S-box protein — translation MKKEQEVKGTLKSSEERYRHFISISPIGFFETDEEGCLIFANPKFIRISGFSREELMGTKWTSKIYKEDRKSITDAWETFINHGGEFNQEFRFEKPNETIEWVRGLLKEIVDKHKKNRRYIGTISVVTEQKKTEQALDLEKTKRLKAEHSEAVLKNTLDSIDDGFVVINKHWKFTYVNKMAERLLDVEQDEIIGKSIWKVYYEGLNFRDFPFYTNCIKAMNEDVTNEYEHYEISLNRWFLARIYPHKNGLSIYFNEITDRKKAELNEKERNEKSIRFQSALLEISRIKYKSMDETFREILKIDAKEIETDRVSIWLFNKEKTEIICILLYSKEKDVFEKDIVLTASDYPFYFKTLEKNRVIATTNALTDPSTNELTSHYLIPIGISSLMDIPIRSMGKLIGIVCHEHIGPLREWTTEEQNFGSSVADMVGLAIESFERKNAEKEMVKFESVVKNSIDFIAISSIQGKMLFLNEAGRKMVGLGLKEDIHSKTIVDFVTPKELNRALKVVLPTIKEKGFWKGESSLLHFKTKNEIPVSVTSFVLKDPETNVPIGHGTIQRDISELSRINIELDQFVYSASHDLRSPLTNILSLLYILNTENKELENKQYLDLIEKNVWKLDSVTRNIITYSWNAKEDIKIERLDLKAIVKESFDNLNYLHQGIEIEIKISINESIPFFSDKNRLLIIFQNLISNAIIYRASYNPCISIAAKVTKEKATILFEDNGIGIPVIYIDKIFDMFYKASTKSPGSGMGLYIVKECLRKLSGKISIYSKIEKGTTLIVKIPNENKPKA, via the coding sequence TTGAAAAAGGAACAAGAGGTAAAAGGTACATTAAAATCCTCAGAAGAAAGATATAGGCACTTCATTAGCATTTCTCCTATTGGGTTTTTCGAAACAGATGAAGAAGGCTGTTTAATCTTTGCAAATCCAAAATTTATAAGAATATCTGGATTTTCGAGAGAAGAACTAATGGGTACAAAGTGGACCAGCAAAATTTATAAAGAGGATAGAAAAAGTATTACTGATGCATGGGAAACTTTCATAAATCATGGGGGGGAGTTTAATCAAGAATTCCGGTTCGAAAAACCAAATGAAACAATTGAATGGGTACGCGGGCTCTTAAAAGAGATTGTTGATAAACACAAAAAAAACAGGCGTTATATAGGGACAATTAGTGTTGTAACGGAACAAAAGAAAACAGAACAGGCACTTGATCTGGAAAAAACTAAGCGCTTAAAGGCCGAACACTCCGAAGCCGTATTAAAAAACACATTGGATAGTATTGATGATGGTTTTGTTGTAATAAACAAACATTGGAAATTTACCTATGTAAATAAAATGGCAGAACGATTATTGGATGTGGAACAAGATGAAATCATAGGAAAAAGCATTTGGAAAGTTTATTATGAAGGGCTTAACTTCAGAGATTTTCCTTTTTATACGAATTGTATTAAAGCAATGAATGAGGATGTAACAAACGAATATGAACACTATGAAATTTCCTTGAATAGGTGGTTTTTAGCTCGAATTTATCCTCATAAAAATGGACTATCAATTTATTTTAATGAAATTACAGATAGAAAAAAAGCTGAATTAAATGAAAAAGAAAGAAACGAAAAATCCATTCGATTTCAATCTGCTTTGCTTGAAATAAGCAGGATCAAGTATAAAAGCATGGATGAAACTTTCAGAGAAATACTTAAAATTGATGCAAAAGAAATTGAAACAGATAGAGTTAGCATTTGGCTCTTTAACAAGGAGAAAACCGAAATAATTTGCATCCTGTTATATAGCAAAGAAAAAGATGTTTTTGAAAAAGATATAGTACTAACAGCATCAGACTATCCCTTCTATTTTAAAACTCTTGAAAAAAACAGGGTAATTGCAACAACAAATGCATTAACAGATCCATCAACCAATGAATTAACATCTCATTACTTAATCCCCATAGGAATATCTTCATTAATGGATATTCCTATTCGTTCGATGGGCAAACTAATTGGAATAGTTTGTCATGAGCATATTGGGCCATTAAGAGAATGGACAACAGAGGAGCAGAACTTCGGATCTTCAGTTGCTGATATGGTTGGGTTAGCCATTGAGTCATTTGAACGAAAAAATGCTGAAAAAGAAATGGTTAAATTTGAGTCTGTGGTTAAAAACAGCATTGATTTTATTGCTATTTCTTCCATCCAAGGGAAAATGCTGTTTTTAAATGAGGCCGGCAGAAAAATGGTGGGACTGGGATTGAAAGAAGATATACATTCAAAAACAATTGTAGATTTTGTGACCCCCAAAGAGCTTAACAGGGCTTTAAAGGTAGTACTTCCAACAATAAAAGAAAAAGGATTTTGGAAGGGAGAATCCTCCTTGCTTCATTTTAAAACTAAAAATGAAATTCCGGTAAGTGTAACTTCATTTGTATTGAAAGATCCTGAAACAAATGTTCCCATAGGACATGGAACTATTCAGAGAGATATTTCAGAACTCTCAAGAATAAACATAGAACTTGACCAGTTTGTATACAGTGCTTCCCATGATTTAAGATCTCCCCTCACAAATATTTTGAGCCTACTGTATATTTTAAATACTGAAAACAAGGAATTAGAAAACAAGCAGTATCTTGATTTAATTGAAAAAAACGTTTGGAAATTAGATAGTGTAACAAGAAATATAATAACATATTCCTGGAATGCAAAGGAAGATATTAAAATTGAACGATTGGATTTAAAAGCAATTGTTAAAGAATCTTTTGATAACCTGAATTATTTGCATCAGGGAATTGAAATTGAAATTAAGATAAGCATCAATGAGAGTATTCCCTTTTTTTCAGACAAAAATCGTCTTTTAATAATTTTTCAAAACCTTATTTCAAATGCTATAATATACAGGGCATCATACAATCCCTGTATTTCCATAGCAGCTAAAGTAACCAAAGAAAAAGCAACAATACTATTTGAAGATAATGGCATTGGAATTCCAGTAATTTATATTGATAAAATTTTTGATATGTTTTATAAAGCAAGTACCAAAAGTCCTGGATCAGGTATGGGATTATACATTGTAAAAGAATGCCTGAGAAAATTGAGTGGAAAAATCAGTATCTATTCGAAAATAGAAAAAGGAACAACCTTAATCGTAAAAATTCCAAATGAAAACAAACCAAAAGCCTGA